A region from the Pelobates fuscus isolate aPelFus1 chromosome 3, aPelFus1.pri, whole genome shotgun sequence genome encodes:
- the CCDC59 gene encoding thyroid transcription factor 1-associated protein 26 isoform X2, whose product MVAEGSGVPPSLGGPNNKKSKRKWVHPDRKAFPGSAKEGHGFALWRKQKVQLEYKKLLRKQRKVSVAKDDIYTDKYPEHLKHLYLAEEEMLKKQEQRKRPENSTEEAADEETPKTPTKKFKKKTSNQKAKEEYENVQKERAKKREEAEKRRKEREEAQELYKKKKIESYKILSAKTKKGQPNFNLQMEHLLQKIQQKS is encoded by the exons atggtggctgagggaTCTGGGGTCCCACCATCTCTAGGAGGTCCAAATAACAAAAAGTCTAAACGGAAATGGGTGCACCCGGATCGGAAAGCCTTCCCGGGCAGCGCAAAGGAAG GACATGGATTTGCACTGTGGAGAAAACAAAAGGTTCAGCTGGAGTATAAAAAACTGTTAAGAAAGCAAAGGAAGGTCAGCGTTGCTAAAGATGATATTTACACTGACAAGTACCCAGAACATTTAAAGCATCTTTACTTGGCAGAAGAAGAGATGTTAAAAAAGCAAGAACAAAGGAAAAGACCAGAAAATAGCACAGAGGAAGCAGCAGATGAGGAAACACCTAAAAC ACCTACTAAGAAGTTCAAAAAGAAAACCTCAAACCAAAAAGCAAAAGAAGAGTATGAGAACGTTCAGAAAGAGCGTGCAAAGAAAAGAGAG GAAGCTGAGAAGAGACGGAAAGAAAGGGAAGAGGCCCAGGAGCTttacaagaaaaagaaaatagaatcCTATAAAATATTAAGTGCAAAAACAAAGAAAGGACAGCCAAACTTTAACCTCCAAATGGAACACCTACTTCAAAAGATTCAGCAAAAATCCTAA
- the CCDC59 gene encoding thyroid transcription factor 1-associated protein 26 isoform X1 translates to MATPGLSAVKPGRSWGPGRGRGQGGPGRAGVKGMVAEGSGVPPSLGGPNNKKSKRKWVHPDRKAFPGSAKEGHGFALWRKQKVQLEYKKLLRKQRKVSVAKDDIYTDKYPEHLKHLYLAEEEMLKKQEQRKRPENSTEEAADEETPKTPTKKFKKKTSNQKAKEEYENVQKERAKKREEAEKRRKEREEAQELYKKKKIESYKILSAKTKKGQPNFNLQMEHLLQKIQQKS, encoded by the exons ATGGCTACACCGGGGCTATCAGCTGTGAAACCAGGCAGGAgttgggggccggggagag GCAGAGGACAAGGCGGACCGGGAAGAGCGGGCGTGaaaggaatggtggctgagggaTCTGGGGTCCCACCATCTCTAGGAGGTCCAAATAACAAAAAGTCTAAACGGAAATGGGTGCACCCGGATCGGAAAGCCTTCCCGGGCAGCGCAAAGGAAG GACATGGATTTGCACTGTGGAGAAAACAAAAGGTTCAGCTGGAGTATAAAAAACTGTTAAGAAAGCAAAGGAAGGTCAGCGTTGCTAAAGATGATATTTACACTGACAAGTACCCAGAACATTTAAAGCATCTTTACTTGGCAGAAGAAGAGATGTTAAAAAAGCAAGAACAAAGGAAAAGACCAGAAAATAGCACAGAGGAAGCAGCAGATGAGGAAACACCTAAAAC ACCTACTAAGAAGTTCAAAAAGAAAACCTCAAACCAAAAAGCAAAAGAAGAGTATGAGAACGTTCAGAAAGAGCGTGCAAAGAAAAGAGAG GAAGCTGAGAAGAGACGGAAAGAAAGGGAAGAGGCCCAGGAGCTttacaagaaaaagaaaatagaatcCTATAAAATATTAAGTGCAAAAACAAAGAAAGGACAGCCAAACTTTAACCTCCAAATGGAACACCTACTTCAAAAGATTCAGCAAAAATCCTAA